In Helianthus annuus cultivar XRQ/B chromosome 8, HanXRQr2.0-SUNRISE, whole genome shotgun sequence, a single genomic region encodes these proteins:
- the LOC110871670 gene encoding glutathione S-transferase T3-like codes for MDPFNNPDTPNTPSNNPNTPTNPTQPNVFSVPGYYPTLEPNQFSQFSSNAFASFQQSPNQFTQISQNQALQQMMMRGAWNFPPVQPQPIPTPPVQPQPIPTPPVQSEPEDDVEIVPETQPPKGKGKRNKGKQVAGDQASKPKAIKWTPIEEEALAKAFLGTSDNPVKGNNQPGDGFWSKVLTKFLAMMDQGPYRDIDSVSSKWRKLNSAINRFCEEYNKLYTSDRRSGWNDEDVFKMALQKYKQNHGSNFPHVRAWMVVKDDPKWSPIPNEVAMAKRQKTSETGSLSAGGSDARCHINLNDDADYDEDEYNVREPDRPPGRDKTKKERAKGKGKETVDPNMVEFMEHLKVYNDISAQKSKTKERAVEEKSRASDEKLKEKVRLSNEKIRISDEKIRLKEWEIMMINVENEPEPRRSMLKKLQDDIMKKHQII; via the exons ATGGATCCGTTCAACAACCCCGATACTCCCAACACGCCTTCGAACAACCCGAATACTCCCACCAATCCGACCCAACCAAATGTTTTTTCGGTTCCGGGGTATTATCCAACGctagaaccgaaccaattctcCCAATTTTCATCGAACGCTTTTGCGTCATTCCAACAATCGCCCAACCAATTCACTCAAATCTCCCAAAATCAAGCTCTTCAACAAATGATGATGCGGGGTGCTTGGAACTTTCCACCCGTTCAACCTCAACCGATCCCCACACCCCCCGTTCAACCCCAACCGATCCCCACACCCCCCGTTCAATCCGAACCCGAAGATGATGTGGAGATTGTGCCCGAAACCCAACCGCCAAAAGGGAAAGGAAAACGAAACAAAGGGAAACAAGTAGCGGGTGATCAAGCGTCGAAACCGAAGGCGATTAAATGGACCCCAATCGAAGAAGAAGCATTAGCCAAGGCTTTCCTTGGCACTTCCGACAACCCGGTAAAAG GTAACAATCAACCGGGTGACGGGTTTTGGTCCAAAGTATTGACCAAGTTTCTCGCCATGATGGACCAAGGCCCGTATAGAGATATCGACTCGGTTTCCTCGAAGTGGCGAAAATTGAACTCGGCCATTAATCGGTTTTGCGAGGAGTATAACAAATTATATACAAGTGACCGTCGTAGCGGGTGGAACGACGAGGATGTGTTCAAAATGGCATTGCAAAAGTATAAGCAAAATCATGGTTCCAACTTTCCTCACGTTCGCGCGTGGATGGTTGTAAAAGACGACCCAAAATGGTCGCCCATTCCTAACGAGGTGGCGATggcgaaacgccaaaaaacatcgGAAACGGGTAGTTTAAGCGCCGGTGGGTCGgacgcgaggtgtcacattaACTTAAATGATGACGCCGACTATGACGAAGACGAGTATAACGTACGTGAACCCGACCGTCCACCGGGCCGAGACAAAACAAAAAAGGAGCGGGCCAAGGGAAAAGGAAAGGAAACGGTGGACCCGAACATGGTTGAGTTTATGGAACACCTAAAAGTGTACAACGACATATCGGCCCAAAAGTCGAAGACGAAGGAGCGGGCCGTCGAAGAAAAAAGCCGTGCATCGGACgagaagttaaaagaaaaggtCCGATTGTCGAATGAGAAAATCCGAATCTCCGATGAAAAAATTCGGCTTAAGGAATGGGAAATAATGATGATTAATGTCGAGAACGAACCCGAGCCgagacgttcgatgttgaaaaaactaCAAGACGACATCATGAAAAAGCATCAAATTATTtaa